The genomic window ATTTGAAACTGTAGGAAATAAGTTGGGTTCAGCATCGATACTAATCAACAATGCAACTTATAGCACAACGACTGATATTGGGAATGTTCCTTCCCAAGAACTAGACAAGCATTACTTTGTGAATCTGCGAGCCCCCATTTTGCTTACTTCTTTTTTTGTAAAACAATTTGAAGAAAAACAACAAGGGCGGGTGATAAATATAACATCTGGCCAGAGCCTGAGTGCGATGAGTGGAGAAATTGCATACGCTGTTACCAAGGGAGCTATCGAGACTTTTACTCGGACAATGCAGCATGAACTTGCATATAAAAACATAACAATTAATGCTGTAAATCCTGGTCTAACAGATTCAGGATGGCTAAATTCAGGCTGTTTAGATGAAAAGCAAATTAATATCTTCCGCAATAGATTTCCAAAGGGAAGATTAGGATTGCCCTCTGATGCAGCAAAGCTTGTAGGGTTTTTAGTACAAGAAAATGCTGATTGAATAACCGGCCAAATTATTCACTCGGAAGGCGGATTCGTAAGAGAAAATTATGATAATTAAGGAATTACGGCAGCTAACAGCGGGTATACAAAATGCCTGCCGCAGGCGCAACACAGGCACTTCGCATACCCGCGGAACGTTGTGGGCAATACTTGGCCAGAGAAAGATAACCCACGCGTAAGAATCGTGAAATGTAAAACAATCTAGATAAATCTTTATTTTTAATATGATAAGAAAGGAAATCAAAATGAAAGAAGAAGAAATAGTTAAAGAAATACTAATTGAGGTAGGAAACCGATACAAAGGTAATTTTTCTTTTTCGATAGATTATAGTTTAAATGGAATTGTTTCCGAAGCTAGGAATCTGTTATATCAACGATACCCAATGAATACAAATGCAAATATGATTTTTGAATCGATAATCAGGTACTTGTTGTTAGACATATCAGGTTGCTCTAAGTCAAAATTTGAAGAAAAAAACATTTCAAAATTACTAACTAAAATGAATGAATAGAATAAAAAGCAATTTGATGAACAATTTTTGGAATATGTTGAAAATCAAGAAAAGAATAATTTTTGGATAAATCCGGTATAAAAAAAACTTAAAGAATTTTTGATTAAAAACAAATAAGAATGAATATGATACGCGTGGGGGAAACCGGAATGGCCAAGTACATGCCCACAACAACGGCAAGCCAAAATGCCTGCCGCGGGCGCAACACAGGCACTTCGGCTGTGCCGCAAACGTTGTGCGAAAGCCAGAGCGATAGACTGGTTATGGAAAACAAAATGTTTTGATATAATAAACCCGCGCCCAAGAAGCCCGGCGTCCATGCCGGGCTGGGAGAAAAGAGGAGATTATGATTACTATTACAGACAAATATTCAAAAGACGCTGACGCCATCATATACAATGGTTCTTGTT from Alkalispirochaeta americana includes these protein-coding regions:
- a CDS encoding SDR family NAD(P)-dependent oxidoreductase is translated as MYFFTYWRPYDKTMLWGLKDDEPEKIQKEILGLGVRCEKLEIDLMDEESIKRIFETVGNKLGSASILINNATYSTTTDIGNVPSQELDKHYFVNLRAPILLTSFFVKQFEEKQQGRVINITSGQSLSAMSGEIAYAVTKGAIETFTRTMQHELAYKNITINAVNPGLTDSGWLNSGCLDEKQINIFRNRFPKGRLGLPSDAAKLVGFLVQENAD